From a single Leishmania braziliensis MHOM/BR/75/M2904 complete genome, chromosome 28 genomic region:
- a CDS encoding putative 40S ribosomal protein S29, giving the protein MGHLDQWRSRQKIGMGKGARCCVICSNQKALIRKYELNVCRQCFRENAEHIGFTKLR; this is encoded by the coding sequence ATGGGCCATCTTGACCAGTGGCGTTCCCGCCAGAAGATCGGGATGGGCAAGGgcgcccgctgctgcgtcattTGCTCCAACCAGAAGGCTCTCATCCGCAAGTACGAGCTGAACGTGTGCCGTCAGTGCTTCCGTGAGAACGCTGAGCACATCGGCTTCACCAAGCTGCGCTAA
- a CDS encoding putative glycoprotein 96-92 produces the protein MSSAGSDTAVQHVDPEAEVSGTPLNNTSCEEAVATDSFHINGAGKDKPLSEIPSTKKRLLRKENKGGAAAEVARRLKQEEKRLAEKIAKAREAEAQAAKEKANRVRQAEAERRRKRDEKDARAQKDVEEERKQREEQKRQREEEEKQRAEMVRKQREKSQRKREEIQRQREEEMKRRKAEAEAEKQRLKELQEEHEKQLEGARQHRIAEERETQKRAEKKAEDDFAATRRQRKEEEEQRQRQREEEEKQRAEMVRKQREESQRKREELKQREAQEAEKIKRQRKEAQEKLQKRREKEKEELRKKVSERRMKGKTDSKKEQILQQKKMAAAAERERLEEQLRKQKEAEEREIAAKHRRVMEQLEKNYEIVNEEEYERERREREERAREERRGMDKVTEEVLVDA, from the coding sequence ATGAGCTCTGCAGGCTCCGATACAGCGGTACAGCATGTCGACCCTGAGGCAGAGGTTAGTGGTACCCCGCTAAACAACACCTCCTGCGAGGAGGCGGTCGCTACAGACAGCTTTCACATCAACGGCGCTGGCAAGGATAAGCCCCTGTCCGAAATTCCTTCCACCAAGAAGCGTCTCTTGCggaaggaaaacaaaggTGGGGCTGCTGCCGAAGTCGCTAGAAGGCTTAAacaggaagaaaaaaggctCGCTGAGAAAATTGCCAAGGCGCGCGAAGCAGAGGCTCaggcagcgaaggagaaggcgaatCGGGTGCGTCAGGCCGAAGCTGAAAGGCGCAGGAAGCGAGATGAGAAAGATGCACGTGCTCAGAAGGAcgtagaggaggagcggaagcagagagaggagcagaagcgccagcgtgaggaggaggagaaacagCGGGCCGAGATGGTGCGCAAGCAGCGCGAGAAGTCCCAGAGGAAGCGCGAGGAGATCCAGAGgcagcgcgaggaggagatgaagcGCCGCAAGGCTGAGGCGGAGGCCGAGAAGCAGAGgctgaaggagctgcaggaggagcacgagaagcagctggagggtGCCCGTCAGCATCGCAttgcggaggagagggagacacagaagagggccgagaaGAAGGCCGAGGATGATTTTGCTGCGACGCGTCGTCAgcggaaggaggaggaggagcaacggcagcgccagcgtgaggaggaggagaagcagcgagCCGAGATGGTGCGCAAGCAGCGCGAGGAGTCCCAGAGGAAGCGCGAGGAATTGAAGCAGAGGGAGGCCcaggaggcagagaagatcAAGCGCCAGCGAAAGGAAGCACAAGAAAAGCTGCAGAAGAGgcgggaaaaggagaaggaggagctCCGCAAGAAGGTCTCTGAGCGTCGCATGAAGGGCAAGACAGACTCAAAAAAGGAGCAGATTCTCCAGCAGAAGAagatggctgctgctgcagagcgagagcgccTTGAGGAGCAGCTTAGGAAGCAGAAagaagcggaggagagggagatcGCGGCAAAGCACAGGCGAGTGATGGAGCAGCTAGAGAAGAACTACGAAATCGTTAACGAGGAGGAGTACGAGCGGGAGCGCCGGGAgcgggaggagagggcaagggaggaaaggagaggtaTGGACAAGGTAACTGAGGAGGTCCTCGTGGATGCATAG
- a CDS encoding 2,3-bisphosphoglycerate-independent phosphoglycerate mutase-like, giving the protein MSTVCHLIFVYGTLQRGENDYPYWLADEAEAVFVARARTVSRYPFFVSLPPDHSECLPCVLNFPDCNVSGCAQVEGEVYLVSAKMKAWLDVLQDIAGGTHVSVPTPVELCEAPSASFRARGGSTAASLTWPGTVAGEAVTVTAALYFSAKGYPEDWSSPTPRSSSQLISKFSVASMLRLYGDRFNGGVPAHLRETQNSAKAKVMQAELNALPEAYWPPSTIAYRAATAKARAAQADEEHTSDTPLIPCHGAPLFPKPMILFIIDGIGDNTYRELGGRTPLEVVAGVPVPSLSEYSPARESALAHSLSVTEEMLVDSAAAGAALCETVNEHVTPGINVVTRHGVSGLMDPYMAGKSCGSDTAHLSIFGYPPTTYYRGRGAYEALGAGLELEDEDVAFKGNFATFADRTEELWGDEDPALEAKAVLSTSSAHQYVTHRRCDRDFAAEGPVLCNDLNGTTVATDLHGIPFEYPHTIKMLYATEHRCGVALSGARRVVRADGSSEVLGMLSDKITGTDPLMDGQLLLHCKPTVGEGHPEYAAAAYTCRLVEAASAVLTRRLKAHPVNEARRQHNRAVAARLADEAGTSGSNTVARKNVANLVLFRGAAKKGWVPTFVVRHGLHGLILAPTCIIKGLGICCGLRGEVCHACDPTGQESLRGATGDYHSDLMVKVRAALHALRIECPLSHEAAVTAALQSTAMTTQQASRIIDPQYNFVVIHVKGVDNAGHDRNLKLKLEMLRRSGLAMEALWSALPAGATMAVIADHSTPLGLGDHCCEPVPVSVAVKRTTSDGVLSAFPIDGVEYYSEMMVTSGALGRFRGDELIPLMKRVHHHYHYV; this is encoded by the coding sequence ATGAGCACGGTATGCCACCTCATATTTGTGTACGGGACGCTGCAGCGGGGCGAGAACGACTACCCGTACTGGTTGGCTGATGAGGCTGAGGCCGTCTTCGTGGCCCGTGCACGCACTGTCAGTCGTTACCCCTTCTTTGTGAGCCTTCCCCCCGACCACTCCGAGTGCTTGCCATGTGTCCTGAACTTCCCTGATTGTAACGTGTCGGGGTGCGCGCAGGTCGAGGGCGAAGTCTATTTAGTCTCAGCGAAGATGAAAGCGTGGCTTGATGTACTGCAGGACATCGCCGGTGGGACGCACGTGTCTGTGCCCACGCCGGTGGAGCTGTGCGAGGCTCCAAGCGCGTCATTTCGGGCACGCGGCGGATCCACAGCGGCGTCCCTCACGTGGCCAGGGACGGTGGCAGGGGAGGCGGTGACAGTGACTGCTGCCTTGTACTTCAGCGCCAAGGGGTACCCGGAGGACTGGTCATCGCCGACcccccgcagcagctcccaaTTGATTTCCAAGTTCTCGGTTGCCAGCATGTTACGTCTCTATGGCGACCGCTTCAACGGGGGCGTGCCAGCGCATCTCAGGGAGACCCAGAATTCGGCCAAGGCAAAAGTCATGCAGGCGGAACTGAATGCGCTGCCTGAGGCGTATTGGCCGCCCTCTACGATTGCCTaccgcgctgccaccgccaagGCCCGCGCGGCTCAGGCGGATGAGGAGCACACGAGCGATACGCCGCTCATTCCGTGCCACGGTGCCCCACTCTTCCCCAAACCGATGATTCTTTTCATCATCGACGGCATCGGCGACAATACATACCGCGAGCTGGGCGGTCGCACACCtctggaggtggtggcaggcGTGCCGGTTCCGTCGCTGTCTGAGTATTCCCCTGCCAGAGAGTCTGCTTTAGCACATTCGCTGAGTGTGACGGAGGAGATGCTCGTggacagtgctgctgctggtgctgcgttGTGCGAGACGGTCAACGAGCATGTTACCCCTGGAATCAATGTCGTGACCCGGCACGGCGTTAGCGGTCTCATGGATCCCTACATGGCTGGGaagagctgcggcagcgacacggcTCACCTCAGCATATTCGGGTACCCTCCCACCACGTACTACCGTGGCCGTGGCGCCTACGAGGCACTAGGGGCTGGGCTAGAactggaggacgaggacgtcgCCTTCAAGGGTAACTTCGCTACCTTTGCAGACCGAACTGAGGAGCTGTGGGGCGACGAGGACCCcgcgctggaggcgaaggCTGTGTTGTCGACGTCCTCAGCACACCAGTATGTCACCCACCGCCGGTGTGACCGCGACTTCGCGGCCGAGGGCCCGGTGCTTTGCAACGACCTCAACGGCACAACGGTGGCCACTGACCTGCATGGCATTCCGTTCGAGTACCCCCACACCATCAAGATGTTGTACGCTACGGAGCACCGCTGTGGAGTGGCGCTGAGCGGGGCGCGGCGAGTCGTGCGCGCGGACGGGTCGTCGGAAGTGCTCGGCATGCTGTCTGACAAGATCACCGGCACAGATCCACTCATGGACGGGCAATTGCTGCTGCATTGCAAGCCAACGGTGGGAGAGGGCCACCCCGAGtacgccgctgcggcctACACGTGTCGGCTTGTGGAGGCTGCCTCAGCTGTCTTGACGCGCAGGCTCAAGGCACATCCGGTGAATGAGGCTAGGCGCCAGCACAaccgcgccgtcgccgcgagGCTCGCGGATGAAGCGGGTACGAGTGGCTCAAACACCGTGGCGCGCAAGAACGTGGCAAACCTCGTCTTGTTCCGTGGGGCTGCCAAGAAGGGGTGGGTGCCGACGTTCGTGGTGCGCCACGGCCTTCATGGGCTGATCCTAGCACCGACCTGCATTATCAAAGGACTGGGCATCTGCTGTGGGCTGCGCGGTGAGGTGTGTCACGCATGCGACCCGACCGGGCAAGAGTCTCTCCGTGGTGCCACTGGTGACTACCACTCGGATCTCATGGTCAAGGTGAGGGCCGCATTGCACGCGCTGCGAATCGAGTGCCCGTTATCGCACGAGGCCGCGGTGACAGCTGCCCTGCAGTCGACGGCTATGACAACACAGCAGGCAAGCCGCATAATTGACCCACAGTACAACTTTGTGGTGATTCACGTCAAGGGTGTCGACAACGCTGGACATGACAGGAACCTCAAGCTCAAGCTGGAGATGCTTCGGCGGTCTGGGCTGGCGATGGAGGCGCTATGGAGTGCGCTGCCTGCGGGAGCCACCATGGCCGTCATTGCAGATCACTCCACTCCGCTGGGACTTGGCGACCACTGCTGTGAGCCGGTGCCGGTATCGGTGGCTGTCAAGCGGACGACCTCTGATGGCGTACTCTCCGCGTTCCCGATCGACGGCGTCGAGTACTACAGCGAGATGATGGTCACGTCAGGAGCGCTGGGTCGTTTCCGCGGTGACGAGCTCATCCCTCTCATGAAGCGCGTGCACCACCACTATCACTACGTCTAA